A single region of the Fibrobacter sp. UWT2 genome encodes:
- a CDS encoding transcription antitermination factor NusB codes for MLDESLKERMDAFRVLVLWQKDGSFIKESGLSPFAMELALGVCRRHLYLQYFLKTLVKKMPSLEVATVLEMGIFQMFFMEIPDHAAVSTSVELAKAANLQEGSARLVNAVLHAARRSGLPALPPQKVRRVSIENSVPEWLVRRWFDIYGGTRAEALAKATLTRPAEWIRVNMQKTSAPVLAQKLGITGASILYDRYIQVPADVKLKPILESESFAKGEFSMQNPSAYEVVKLLDLKSGLKVWDACAAPGGKAALMAEMDSSLEILASDVSESRVLKMQDVVDRLGLTNVRVECVDALSSRASNRFDRILLDVPCSNMGVIARRPESVYRITPESVKELAELQYRLLESASQALTAGGIVVYATCSPDPEETTKVINRFVKEHPEFEKAGEPVYPGLDDSRFDGFFAQALRFKQA; via the coding sequence TTGCTAGATGAATCGCTGAAAGAGAGAATGGATGCGTTCCGCGTTCTTGTGCTTTGGCAGAAGGACGGTAGCTTTATCAAGGAAAGCGGACTTTCGCCTTTCGCGATGGAACTTGCCTTGGGCGTATGCCGTAGGCATTTGTACCTGCAATACTTTTTAAAGACCCTCGTAAAGAAAATGCCTTCGCTTGAAGTAGCGACGGTGCTTGAGATGGGAATTTTCCAGATGTTCTTTATGGAAATCCCGGACCATGCCGCCGTTTCGACAAGCGTGGAACTTGCGAAGGCGGCGAACCTTCAAGAAGGTTCCGCGCGGCTGGTGAATGCCGTGCTGCATGCCGCGCGCAGGTCCGGGCTGCCGGCGCTCCCACCTCAAAAGGTGCGGCGCGTGTCCATCGAGAATTCGGTGCCCGAATGGCTGGTGCGCAGGTGGTTCGATATTTATGGCGGTACACGCGCCGAAGCGCTCGCCAAGGCGACGCTCACGCGCCCCGCAGAATGGATTCGCGTGAATATGCAAAAGACATCTGCCCCGGTGCTGGCCCAAAAGCTTGGAATCACGGGAGCAAGCATTCTTTACGACCGCTACATTCAAGTGCCTGCCGACGTAAAACTCAAACCGATTCTGGAATCGGAATCTTTTGCGAAGGGCGAATTCAGCATGCAGAATCCCTCGGCTTACGAAGTCGTGAAGCTTCTGGACTTGAAGTCTGGCCTTAAGGTTTGGGATGCATGCGCGGCTCCCGGCGGCAAGGCTGCCCTTATGGCCGAGATGGATTCTTCGCTTGAGATTTTGGCGAGCGATGTTTCTGAAAGTCGTGTGCTCAAGATGCAGGATGTGGTGGACCGCCTGGGACTCACGAACGTTCGCGTTGAATGTGTTGACGCTCTCTCGTCTCGTGCATCAAACCGCTTCGATCGAATTCTCCTCGACGTGCCCTGCAGCAACATGGGCGTGATTGCGCGCCGTCCGGAATCGGTTTACCGCATCACGCCGGAATCGGTCAAGGAACTGGCCGAGCTGCAGTACCGTTTGTTGGAATCCGCTTCGCAGGCTCTTACGGCTGGCGGAATTGTCGTTTATGCAACTTGCAGTCCTGATCCTGAAGAAACCACCAAGGTCATTAACCGTTTTGTCAAGGAACACCCCGAATTTGAAAAGGCGGGTGAGCCTGTGTATCCGGGATTAGACGATTCTCGTTTTGATGGATTTTTTGCCCAAGCCTTGCGTTTTAAACAAGCTTGA
- the fmt gene encoding methionyl-tRNA formyltransferase, whose product MKIVFMGTPEFAACFLKHLKESDFADVVAVVTQPDRPAGRGRVLTPPPVKQLALEYGLPVLQPTDLKAPEFESALRAFDADLFVVVAYSILPKNILAVAKHGAVNVHGSLLPKYRGAAPVQRAIADGLPETGVTVFRLDEKMDHGPILAQKTVVIDHQDTTASLLEKMVAPGCEALDDAIHQLLEGREKDLTQDHAQASGAPKLKKEEGLIDFNLPAKVIHDRIRAFNPWPGGYGKLGGRMVYLRKTDTPENGPKLAPGAVEFKDNRFYVGTGEGVLEVIEIQAEGKKPMPVADFMRGIQKREGLCFC is encoded by the coding sequence ATGAAAATCGTATTTATGGGAACGCCGGAATTCGCGGCTTGTTTTTTGAAGCATCTCAAGGAATCGGACTTTGCTGACGTGGTGGCTGTGGTGACTCAGCCCGACAGGCCAGCAGGGCGCGGGCGCGTGTTAACGCCGCCGCCAGTGAAACAACTGGCGCTCGAATACGGGCTCCCCGTACTCCAGCCGACTGATTTGAAGGCGCCCGAATTCGAGAGCGCCCTGCGTGCTTTCGACGCAGACCTCTTTGTGGTCGTTGCCTATTCGATATTGCCGAAGAATATTTTGGCGGTTGCAAAGCATGGCGCGGTGAATGTACACGGTAGCTTGTTGCCGAAGTACCGCGGGGCAGCCCCTGTGCAGCGTGCGATTGCCGATGGTCTGCCCGAAACGGGCGTGACCGTTTTCCGCCTAGATGAAAAGATGGACCACGGCCCGATTCTTGCCCAGAAGACGGTGGTGATTGACCATCAGGATACGACGGCAAGCCTCCTGGAAAAGATGGTGGCTCCTGGCTGCGAAGCGCTGGACGATGCCATTCACCAGTTGCTCGAAGGCCGCGAAAAGGACTTGACGCAGGATCATGCGCAGGCCAGTGGCGCTCCGAAACTGAAAAAAGAAGAAGGCTTGATCGATTTCAATTTGCCCGCAAAGGTGATTCATGACCGCATTCGCGCCTTCAATCCGTGGCCGGGTGGCTATGGAAAGCTGGGTGGCCGTATGGTTTACTTGCGCAAGACGGACACTCCGGAGAATGGTCCGAAACTGGCCCCGGGCGCGGTGGAATTCAAGGATAACCGGTTCTACGTGGGCACGGGCGAAGGCGTTCTTGAAGTGATTGAAATTCAGGCCGAAGGCAAGAAGCCGATGCCGGTGGCTGACTTTATGCGCGGAATCCAGAAGCGTGAAGGACTTTGCTTTTGCTAG
- a CDS encoding nitroreductase family protein has protein sequence MRFFSENYHKSISFVRKEKPIDLCWESQKMVDRRYAGCNRIDLQKGEVPSYGYVSGDNLKPVGVYVVMRGRKIPDGVYVYDAAGKSNTPDAMGQLVRIGGKDEMKKIVAAFPDKDFAEEAPMLYIFTGLLERAVWRFRESAYAQVMQDVGACAGSVLLHSRFKGAKVFALSGFVDDQIAIALNLPSTEIPLAALAVFPEYCELAFDSVDGGVGETAYSNRSEMDASAGDLTELQAADNVVAYDPARYPSLFMRQNRVENITDLLKCIRIRRLSTQAYPGDEFPLTPAKFDAAHYLDKISDIETPLNNHLPFKKAGLDLDDFSSMLRWLEVGQINLFGAGLLKIWIVSFDVMFVYPGVYRYVPVRKSIYMQSGMLNVKKFAKCHLAPETAENTAYAVILTADLNESCNLLGERAYRYMNLNAGYFAQSMTLSATLLRRTVRSERFFYQDELKELCEIPENESIVAEILVGKA, from the coding sequence ATGCGCTTTTTTTCTGAAAATTACCATAAATCCATTAGCTTTGTCCGCAAGGAAAAGCCTATAGATTTGTGCTGGGAATCACAGAAAATGGTTGATAGGCGCTATGCCGGATGCAACCGCATTGATTTGCAGAAAGGGGAAGTCCCCTCTTACGGATACGTTTCTGGCGATAACCTGAAGCCGGTGGGCGTTTACGTTGTCATGCGTGGGCGAAAGATTCCCGATGGCGTGTATGTGTACGATGCTGCCGGCAAAAGCAATACTCCCGATGCAATGGGGCAACTGGTGCGTATTGGCGGCAAGGACGAAATGAAGAAAATCGTGGCCGCCTTCCCGGACAAGGATTTTGCCGAAGAAGCTCCGATGCTCTACATTTTTACGGGACTTTTAGAACGTGCCGTTTGGCGCTTTAGAGAATCTGCTTATGCGCAGGTGATGCAAGATGTGGGCGCCTGTGCGGGCAGCGTCTTGTTGCATTCAAGGTTCAAGGGGGCTAAGGTTTTTGCCTTGAGCGGATTTGTCGATGACCAAATTGCAATCGCTTTGAATTTGCCTTCTACAGAGATTCCCCTGGCAGCTCTTGCGGTGTTCCCGGAATATTGCGAATTGGCATTTGATTCGGTTGACGGTGGTGTAGGCGAAACCGCTTATTCAAACCGTAGCGAAATGGATGCTTCTGCCGGCGACTTGACGGAATTGCAGGCGGCAGACAATGTAGTTGCTTATGATCCAGCTCGCTATCCGTCGCTATTCATGCGCCAGAACCGCGTGGAAAATATCACGGATCTTTTGAAGTGCATTCGCATTCGTAGGCTTTCGACGCAGGCTTATCCGGGCGATGAATTCCCGCTGACGCCCGCAAAGTTCGATGCTGCCCATTACTTGGACAAAATTTCGGATATTGAGACTCCCTTGAACAATCATTTGCCCTTTAAGAAGGCGGGGCTGGACTTGGATGATTTCTCCAGTATGCTTCGCTGGCTTGAAGTGGGACAAATCAATTTGTTCGGTGCGGGACTTCTAAAAATCTGGATAGTCTCTTTCGACGTGATGTTTGTCTACCCGGGCGTGTATCGTTACGTGCCTGTGCGTAAGTCTATTTACATGCAGTCGGGCATGCTGAATGTCAAGAAGTTTGCCAAGTGCCATTTGGCTCCCGAAACGGCTGAGAATACGGCCTATGCGGTGATTCTGACGGCGGACTTGAATGAATCCTGCAACTTGTTAGGCGAACGTGCTTACCGTTATATGAACTTGAATGCAGGCTATTTTGCGCAGTCCATGACGTTGTCGGCAACATTGCTTCGCAGAACCGTGCGTAGTGAAAGGTTCTTCTATCAAGACGAATTGAAAGAATTGTGCGAAATCCCCGAAAACGAAAGTATCGTGGCTGAAATTTTAGTGGGAAAGGCCTAG
- a CDS encoding glycosyltransferase produces MPTASNSTKLKPTDVLDTRPAIFGRTVTSTFKKMFGFKHQPPGNLRTGMIPPIVFGSLILNIPKLLKLRSYLKKERKQHPADDVRVLFYSDNLDETNGIANNLRNVIPYMRAHGMHAFLAGNAFNTRPCGVVENGYCILLPRMFSMEQLGYANSELAIPRVGPVLRLLKRYPVDLIEFETPSPGAWLACFCAKVAGIKVFSHYRTDVPTYTKTLVKAKWMFHFVLWLMKIFYGMTKPVVSPCKDYADILTSQLKVPENQVQILPRGLPLEKFSRDLRGKGVWEKYNGATETVQSENRKVRFSFIGRISKEKNLEFLNGVWKKFAAKHNDVELMYVGYGWYLEEIKKFFEGDNSVHFAGEQGGETLASLYADSDFFLFPSVTDTFGNVVVEAMSTGTPAIVSNYGGPHDIVMDEAAGRILPIDEDAWLNALEEARKLYLEQPEAYAKMREVAHERSLKYTMESSTKAQFEFFRKLKREAYGL; encoded by the coding sequence ATGCCGACTGCGTCAAATTCAACAAAGCTTAAGCCGACCGACGTTTTAGACACGCGTCCGGCTATCTTTGGACGCACCGTCACGAGCACCTTCAAGAAGATGTTCGGTTTCAAGCACCAGCCCCCCGGAAACCTGCGTACGGGAATGATTCCGCCCATCGTTTTCGGCTCGCTGATTTTGAACATTCCTAAGCTTTTAAAATTGCGCTCTTATCTCAAGAAAGAACGCAAGCAACACCCGGCCGATGACGTTCGCGTCCTTTTCTATTCCGACAACTTGGACGAAACTAACGGAATCGCCAACAACTTGAGAAACGTGATTCCCTATATGCGAGCCCACGGCATGCACGCCTTCCTCGCCGGGAACGCCTTCAACACGCGCCCCTGCGGTGTCGTGGAAAACGGCTACTGCATTTTGCTTCCGCGCATGTTCAGCATGGAACAGCTCGGATACGCCAATAGCGAACTTGCAATTCCGCGCGTAGGCCCGGTGCTTCGCCTGCTCAAGCGCTACCCCGTCGACTTGATTGAATTCGAAACGCCGAGTCCAGGCGCATGGCTTGCATGCTTCTGTGCAAAAGTCGCAGGTATCAAGGTCTTTAGCCATTACCGCACCGACGTTCCGACTTATACCAAGACGCTCGTGAAAGCCAAGTGGATGTTCCACTTTGTGCTTTGGCTCATGAAGATTTTCTACGGCATGACAAAGCCCGTGGTTAGCCCGTGCAAGGACTACGCCGACATTCTGACTTCACAGCTGAAAGTGCCTGAAAACCAGGTACAGATTTTGCCTCGCGGGCTCCCCTTGGAAAAATTCTCTCGCGACTTGCGTGGCAAGGGCGTCTGGGAAAAGTACAACGGTGCAACCGAAACCGTTCAGAGCGAAAACCGCAAAGTGCGATTCTCGTTTATCGGCCGCATTTCCAAGGAAAAGAATCTGGAATTCTTGAACGGCGTCTGGAAAAAGTTTGCCGCCAAGCACAACGATGTAGAACTCATGTACGTGGGCTACGGCTGGTACCTCGAAGAAATCAAGAAGTTCTTCGAAGGCGACAACAGTGTGCATTTTGCCGGCGAACAGGGCGGAGAAACGCTCGCAAGCCTTTATGCCGATTCCGACTTCTTCTTGTTCCCGAGCGTCACGGACACCTTCGGAAACGTAGTCGTCGAAGCCATGTCTACAGGCACGCCCGCGATTGTCAGCAATTACGGCGGGCCGCATGACATTGTGATGGATGAAGCCGCCGGTCGAATTTTGCCGATTGATGAAGACGCCTGGCTGAACGCTTTGGAAGAAGCCCGCAAGCTGTACCTCGAACAGCCCGAAGCCTACGCCAAGATGCGCGAGGTCGCCCACGAACGCAGCCTCAAGTACACCATGGAATCTTCAACCAAGGCCCAGTTCGAATTCTTCCGGAAGCTGAAACGCGAAGCGTATGGATTATGA
- a CDS encoding carbohydrate binding domain-containing protein: MNFKTKTSLALSAAALLFMSACSDNSSDKTTITDPEVTPTDSTNTTTPRNDPSTTPADSVVTPNDTTVVPTDSTVPTTEPTPEQGNITPAAGKGLLVDDFEDGDNHSSALDDYWYTYSDVDNDGASVITTPVNEDGDIIAGAVNNGSSYALQVNYTLDQGDYEYDPYVGWGIQVAVDDENGRFGGITYWYMGGAHEVHIEVNDVKDYDVHLAKVRASRTWTQAVIRFKDLVQGGWGKEVAFDAKNIKAISFQAKGTKGKIITDSLFIDNVYLQDTSEVEADKPDMEIKDPVIPTVEFTEAEITVTNPLQEKAMKYLNKGINFTNWLENADGKFKEFVFDETDIKLLADNGIKSLRLPIDLDLYATNRDAFVKDTTGTVELAFDDSTLFTVLDSFVEWTGKHNMSFVIDYHEYDNSYNATSAKNNKYIQMMAETWKHVAAHYAENTREDLFFELLNEPDMSNGKVPAATWTIAAQAMIDSIRTVDKKHTILFGDAQWYSIALLIKRTPFTDDNIVYVIHTYEPFAFTHQGGSWTDYATIKGIPFPYDPAKWSTVSGDFGVTKSTQSYVKAAIKNYYKTGSKEAIMAEILKAKKWAATNNVPVIINEFGALNLKSTAEDRLNYLTAMREICDTLQIPWTHWGYTGNFSLFEGELKGTKLIDGIDKALGLGVAE; this comes from the coding sequence ATGAACTTCAAAACCAAGACCAGCCTAGCACTTTCTGCCGCAGCACTCCTCTTCATGAGCGCCTGTAGCGACAATTCTTCCGACAAGACTACCATCACCGATCCTGAAGTTACACCAACGGATTCTACCAACACAACCACTCCGAGAAACGATCCTAGCACAACGCCTGCAGATTCTGTCGTCACCCCCAACGACACCACTGTAGTGCCCACCGATTCTACCGTGCCCACCACAGAACCCACCCCCGAGCAGGGCAATATCACACCCGCCGCAGGCAAGGGTCTCCTGGTTGACGACTTTGAAGACGGCGACAACCATTCGAGCGCTCTGGACGATTACTGGTACACTTACAGTGACGTCGACAACGACGGAGCCTCTGTCATCACGACTCCCGTAAACGAAGACGGAGACATCATCGCCGGTGCAGTCAACAACGGTTCCAGCTACGCATTGCAAGTAAATTACACTCTCGATCAAGGCGATTACGAATACGATCCGTATGTAGGCTGGGGCATCCAGGTCGCCGTTGACGACGAAAACGGACGCTTTGGCGGCATTACCTATTGGTATATGGGTGGTGCACACGAAGTCCACATCGAAGTTAATGACGTCAAGGACTATGACGTTCATTTGGCCAAGGTCAGGGCATCTCGCACCTGGACACAGGCTGTCATCCGCTTCAAGGACCTCGTTCAGGGCGGCTGGGGCAAAGAAGTTGCATTCGATGCCAAGAACATCAAGGCCATTAGTTTCCAAGCCAAGGGAACCAAGGGCAAAATCATTACGGACTCGCTGTTCATAGACAACGTTTATCTGCAAGACACTTCTGAAGTTGAAGCAGACAAGCCCGATATGGAAATCAAGGACCCGGTGATTCCGACGGTCGAATTCACCGAAGCCGAAATCACGGTCACGAACCCGCTGCAAGAAAAGGCCATGAAGTACCTGAACAAGGGTATCAACTTCACGAACTGGCTTGAAAATGCCGACGGCAAGTTCAAAGAATTCGTCTTTGACGAAACCGACATCAAGCTTTTGGCCGACAACGGAATCAAGAGTCTTCGTTTGCCGATTGACCTTGACCTGTACGCCACCAACCGCGACGCATTTGTCAAGGACACCACGGGAACCGTCGAACTCGCCTTTGACGACAGCACGCTCTTTACCGTTCTCGATTCCTTCGTAGAATGGACCGGCAAGCACAACATGTCGTTCGTGATTGACTACCACGAATACGATAACAGCTACAACGCTACTAGCGCCAAGAACAACAAGTACATCCAGATGATGGCAGAAACCTGGAAGCATGTGGCCGCCCACTACGCCGAAAATACTCGCGAAGACCTGTTCTTCGAACTGCTGAACGAGCCCGATATGTCTAACGGCAAGGTGCCCGCCGCAACATGGACCATTGCAGCACAGGCCATGATCGACTCTATCCGCACGGTCGACAAGAAGCACACGATTCTCTTCGGTGACGCACAGTGGTATTCCATTGCACTGCTCATCAAACGCACCCCGTTCACCGACGACAACATCGTTTACGTGATTCACACCTACGAACCGTTCGCCTTTACGCACCAAGGCGGTTCCTGGACGGACTACGCCACCATCAAGGGAATTCCGTTCCCCTACGATCCGGCCAAGTGGTCCACGGTTTCCGGCGACTTCGGTGTTACCAAGAGCACTCAGTCTTACGTGAAAGCGGCCATCAAGAACTACTACAAGACCGGCAGCAAGGAAGCCATCATGGCTGAAATCCTGAAGGCCAAAAAGTGGGCCGCCACCAACAATGTTCCGGTGATCATCAACGAATTCGGCGCTTTGAACCTCAAGTCTACCGCCGAAGACCGTTTGAACTACCTGACCGCCATGCGCGAAATCTGCGACACCCTCCAGATTCCTTGGACGCACTGGGGTTACACCGGCAACTTCTCGCTGTTCGAAGGTGAACTCAAGGGCACCAAGCTCATCGATGGCATCGACAAGGCCCTTGGCCTCGGCGTTGCAGAATAA
- the hisA gene encoding phosphoribosylformimino-5-aminoimidazole carboxamide ribotide isomerase gives MTKFRPCIDLHDGRVKQIVGSSLNDSGTGLKTNFETDRSPAWFAELYKKDGIKGGHVIMLGKGNTEAAKAALAAYPGGLQVGGGITADNAKEYLDAGASHVIVTSWIFPEGKLDRERLELLSKTVGKEHLVLDLSCKRVSAPEEEPRWKIAINRWQTLIDIEVNKETLEDLSRYCDEFLIHAADVEGKQQGMDDELIMFLAEYSPIPCTYAGGAKSLDDLKHCKQISNGTIDLTIGSALDLFGGKGVKYADCVKFNKA, from the coding sequence ATGACTAAGTTTCGCCCATGCATTGACCTGCACGACGGACGTGTTAAGCAGATTGTAGGCAGCTCGCTGAATGACAGCGGCACGGGTCTCAAGACGAATTTTGAAACAGACCGCTCCCCCGCTTGGTTCGCAGAACTCTATAAGAAAGACGGAATCAAGGGCGGCCACGTAATTATGCTCGGCAAGGGCAACACCGAAGCCGCAAAGGCTGCACTTGCGGCCTACCCTGGCGGACTTCAAGTAGGTGGCGGCATCACCGCCGACAACGCAAAGGAATACTTGGATGCCGGTGCAAGCCATGTGATTGTAACGAGCTGGATTTTCCCCGAAGGTAAACTTGACCGTGAACGTCTGGAATTGCTCTCCAAGACCGTAGGCAAGGAGCACCTGGTTCTCGATTTAAGTTGCAAACGCGTGAGCGCGCCCGAAGAAGAACCTCGTTGGAAAATTGCGATTAACCGCTGGCAAACTCTCATTGACATCGAAGTCAACAAAGAAACTCTCGAAGATCTTTCCCGCTACTGCGACGAATTCTTGATTCACGCCGCCGACGTCGAAGGAAAACAGCAGGGCATGGACGACGAACTGATTATGTTCCTCGCCGAGTACAGCCCGATTCCCTGCACCTATGCCGGCGGCGCAAAGTCGCTTGACGACCTCAAGCATTGCAAACAAATTTCTAACGGAACGATTGACCTCACCATCGGATCGGCCTTAGACCTGTTCGGTGGAAAAGGAGTGAAATATGCCGACTGCGTCAAATTCAACAAAGCTTAA
- a CDS encoding LrgB family protein → MNAIINSPLFGILLTLVAFEIGVTISKKFKYSFLNPLLIANILIVGFLLLTGISLESYNVGGDYISVMLSPATVVLAVPLYRQISKLTQFWKPILAGIFAGSLTSLACVIVISKLIGLSETLMLSLLPKSITIPMGSVVSAQIGGIPSVTIIAITITGITGAVAAPAVCRFCRIKHKVAQGIAIGTASHALGTTRAMEMGEVQGAMSSLSIGIAGLFTAIVAPIILNLIA, encoded by the coding sequence ATGAACGCCATTATCAACTCGCCCCTCTTCGGAATTTTGCTCACGCTGGTCGCCTTTGAAATCGGAGTCACCATCAGCAAAAAGTTCAAGTATTCCTTCTTGAACCCGCTCCTGATTGCAAACATCTTAATCGTAGGATTCCTGCTTCTCACGGGTATTAGCCTCGAAAGCTACAACGTAGGTGGCGACTACATCTCTGTCATGCTTTCGCCCGCCACCGTGGTGCTTGCAGTTCCCCTCTACCGACAGATTTCCAAGCTCACGCAATTCTGGAAACCGATTCTCGCCGGAATTTTTGCGGGGAGCCTCACCTCGCTCGCCTGCGTCATTGTAATCAGCAAGTTGATTGGCCTTAGCGAAACCCTGATGCTTTCACTTTTGCCAAAGTCCATCACGATTCCCATGGGTTCCGTCGTATCGGCACAAATCGGAGGCATCCCCTCGGTCACTATTATCGCCATCACCATTACGGGAATCACCGGAGCCGTAGCCGCCCCTGCCGTCTGCAGATTCTGCCGTATCAAGCACAAGGTGGCCCAAGGAATCGCTATCGGTACCGCAAGCCATGCGCTCGGCACAACCAGGGCTATGGAAATGGGCGAAGTTCAAGGCGCCATGAGCAGCCTCTCCATTGGAATTGCAGGATTGTTCACTGCAATCGTCGCACCCATTATTTTAAACTTGATTGCCTAA
- a CDS encoding CidA/LrgA family protein, producing MRIPLQLAVIFAICVAGEFLHRIVGVPLPGNIIGMVLLLALLCTKVIKPEQISGVSSFFLNHLALFFLPPSIAIMAVGDEVLSKWPLLLFLCIAFTLVTIAVGGRVTQLFIRKQEYRENLALRAERLAKRATHNETNGGEK from the coding sequence ATGAGAATACCGCTCCAACTTGCCGTCATTTTCGCCATTTGCGTCGCCGGGGAGTTCCTCCACCGCATCGTAGGCGTTCCCCTTCCGGGGAATATTATCGGCATGGTCCTTCTCCTGGCGTTACTTTGTACAAAAGTTATCAAGCCAGAGCAAATTTCGGGCGTTTCCAGTTTTTTCCTGAATCACCTGGCGCTCTTCTTTTTACCGCCGAGCATCGCCATTATGGCTGTCGGTGACGAAGTCCTTTCGAAATGGCCCCTGCTCCTGTTTTTGTGCATCGCCTTCACGCTCGTCACCATCGCTGTTGGCGGCCGCGTTACGCAACTGTTCATCCGCAAGCAGGAATACCGCGAAAATTTGGCATTGCGTGCAGAACGCCTCGCCAAAAGAGCTACTCATAACGAAACAAACGGGGGCGAAAAATGA
- a CDS encoding A/G-specific adenine glycosylase, translating to MDTQSLKILRDWFRKNAAELPWRLTDLDALRDPYAVWISETMLQQTQVATVRDYFTRWMKRFPDVETLAKASEEEVFKYWQGLGYYSRARNILKTAKIVAECKEFPRTRKELEALPGIGAYTAGAILSLAYHEREAILDGNLVRIFSRLFTLNFLPTESKDALKTYWDYAREIADSPKAYMHNEALMELGRTVCKIKNPDCANCPLQATCKAFADNRAAEFPPSKKHIQKDWHGTVLVIESADHKILAVHGGQKFFKNQFTLPHFESPRNATAGVPLQAEAYINADLVKSVQIIGNFKHNITVHKMDCDALHIRLKTKAPQHSAPELRWVKISQAHDFFANSFCLKALALLKP from the coding sequence ATGGATACGCAATCCTTAAAAATTCTAAGAGATTGGTTTAGGAAAAATGCGGCAGAATTGCCGTGGCGCTTGACCGACTTGGACGCCCTGCGCGATCCGTACGCGGTATGGATCAGCGAGACTATGTTACAGCAGACGCAAGTCGCTACCGTCCGCGACTATTTTACGCGCTGGATGAAGCGGTTTCCTGATGTAGAAACACTTGCCAAAGCATCTGAAGAAGAAGTCTTTAAATACTGGCAGGGGCTCGGCTATTACAGCCGCGCAAGAAACATTTTAAAGACCGCAAAAATTGTTGCAGAGTGCAAGGAATTTCCGCGCACCCGCAAGGAACTTGAAGCATTGCCCGGAATCGGGGCGTATACGGCTGGGGCAATCTTAAGCCTCGCCTATCACGAGCGCGAAGCGATTCTTGACGGCAACCTGGTGCGCATTTTTTCGCGACTTTTCACACTCAACTTTTTGCCGACGGAATCCAAGGACGCCCTAAAAACCTATTGGGATTACGCCCGCGAAATTGCGGACTCGCCTAAAGCCTACATGCACAACGAAGCCTTGATGGAGCTTGGCCGCACCGTATGCAAAATCAAGAATCCCGATTGCGCAAATTGTCCCCTGCAAGCGACCTGCAAAGCCTTCGCAGATAACCGCGCCGCCGAATTTCCGCCCAGCAAGAAGCACATTCAAAAAGACTGGCACGGCACCGTACTCGTTATCGAAAGCGCCGACCACAAGATTTTAGCAGTACACGGTGGGCAAAAGTTCTTCAAGAACCAGTTTACGCTGCCGCATTTTGAATCGCCGCGCAACGCAACTGCAGGCGTTCCACTGCAAGCAGAAGCCTACATTAATGCAGACCTCGTCAAAAGCGTTCAAATCATCGGGAATTTCAAACACAACATCACCGTCCACAAAATGGATTGCGATGCTCTGCACATACGCCTAAAAACAAAAGCCCCGCAGCATTCTGCGCCGGAGCTTCGATGGGTCAAGATTTCACAAGCCCATGATTTTTTCGCTAACAGCTTCTGCTTGAAAGCGCTGGCTCTTCTAAAGCCTTAG